The Phormidium ambiguum IAM M-71 nucleotide sequence GTTCGATCGCTCATCGTGACGACAAAAACTCCTTCATCACTCTCAGAAGTTGCCGAAACCCAGCTGCCGCGCAAACTAATTTCGACATAATCGACATCGCAAGCACTTACAGAGACAATTTCAGAATCTTCGCGTCTTGCCTCAATTTCCAGACGATCGATCCCTGGCAAATCGGCAGGTAGCAAGAACGAAGCAGTACTCGGTTCAACGCAAATATGCCAACCAGCGCGGAGGGACAGAATCACCCGTGTCGTCACCCAATCTTCTAGAGATTGTGCCAGACGCTCTAAATTAAAGTTATTTTCGGTGTAAGTGAGTTTCAGCATTATCGGGTTTCTCCCGCTTTTATTCCAGATTTTCTTGCTGTTCGCGCCAGAACTGTTCGGCAAAAGTAACTGCTGGGTGCATCGGCGCTTTCGGTTGACTTCGCAATAGCATTCCCGCTTGTAAAGGAGTACGATCGCCCTTTCGAGAATTACACCTTTCGCAGGCAATAACTACGTTATCCCAGCTGTGTTTTCCGCCCTTCGATCGGGGAATCACATGATCCAGCGTCAGATTCTTCGTGCTACCGCAGTATT carries:
- a CDS encoding alr0857 family protein, which translates into the protein MLKLTYTENNFNLERLAQSLEDWVTTRVILSLRAGWHICVEPSTASFLLPADLPGIDRLEIEARREDSEIVSVSACDVDYVEISLRGSWVSATSESDEGVFVVTMSDRTEFFLFKLWQQAQIVASCVSE